A single region of the Chryseobacterium sp. 6424 genome encodes:
- a CDS encoding cyanophycinase, giving the protein MKAVGKLMIIGGAVNKGSFTETEYDQNVEKNLNFFERGILRKIIDESRLKEDSVIEVITTASQIPQIVGPEYKKAFEFLGAKTVNILDIKNREQANSDAIVARANAADVVMFTGGDQLRLTSILGGTRFHEAILLKYQEQNFIYAGTSAGAAAASENMIYQGSSSEALLKGEIKTTQGLGFIENVIVDTHFVQRGRIGRLFQAVVNNPRTLGIGLGEDTGLYIHGERMTAIGSGLVILVDGRFIKDTNLTKVELGQPISIDNLTVHVMSQNDYFDLKTKDLTIVNSQYSPLPTNV; this is encoded by the coding sequence ATGAAAGCAGTTGGAAAATTAATGATCATCGGTGGGGCTGTTAATAAAGGTAGTTTTACAGAAACCGAGTACGATCAGAATGTAGAGAAAAACCTTAATTTCTTTGAGCGCGGCATCCTGCGAAAGATAATAGATGAATCGCGTCTGAAAGAAGATTCGGTGATTGAAGTCATTACCACAGCATCACAAATCCCACAAATCGTAGGGCCAGAATATAAAAAAGCGTTTGAATTTCTGGGCGCAAAAACCGTCAATATTCTTGATATAAAAAACCGCGAGCAGGCCAACAGCGACGCTATCGTTGCACGCGCCAATGCAGCCGATGTAGTGATGTTTACAGGTGGTGACCAATTAAGACTGACATCAATCTTGGGTGGGACCCGCTTCCACGAGGCTATCTTATTAAAATATCAGGAGCAGAATTTCATCTACGCAGGTACCTCTGCCGGTGCAGCCGCAGCTTCAGAGAATATGATTTATCAAGGCTCCAGCAGCGAAGCCTTGCTTAAAGGCGAAATAAAAACCACCCAAGGACTTGGCTTTATCGAAAACGTTATCGTAGACACACATTTCGTACAGCGCGGAAGAATTGGCCGACTTTTTCAGGCAGTAGTAAACAATCCGCGCACACTTGGCATTGGTCTTGGTGAGGATACAGGTCTGTACATACACGGCGAAAGGATGACCGCAATTGGCTCGGGACTCGTCATCTTAGTTGATGGCCGGTTTATTAAAGATACCAATTTAACAAAAGTAGAACTCGGACAGCCGATTTCTATCGATAATCTTACCGTTCATGTGATGTCGCAGAATGATTATTTTGATCTGAAGACAAAAGATCTTACGATTGTAAATTCGCAATATAGTCCTTTACCAACCAATGTTTAA
- a CDS encoding isoaspartyl peptidase/L-asparaginase, translated as MKLIIHGGFFSESDQSQETKTAKQQALKDIAASSYEYLKNHSAEETAVFAVSQLEDNELFNAGTGSQIQSDGKIRMSAALMNGVNSRFSGVINVQNIKNPIQVAQVLMKEDDRVLGDDGAKKYASENGFADYSPETPQRRQEYEEKKKNGGKGTVGCVVIDAQGRLAAATSTGGKGFERVGRISDSATVAGNFANEFCAVSCTGVGEDIVSNGTATKIVTRVTDGKSLEEAFTKTFEELKAIDGFSGAIAIDNQGNIYHQDSHPTMVFASFDGTSFEVFE; from the coding sequence ATGAAACTTATTATCCACGGAGGATTCTTCTCTGAAAGCGACCAAAGCCAGGAAACTAAAACCGCAAAACAGCAGGCTCTGAAAGACATTGCAGCTAGTTCCTACGAATATTTAAAGAACCATTCCGCTGAAGAAACCGCCGTATTTGCGGTAAGCCAGTTGGAAGATAATGAACTTTTTAACGCCGGCACCGGCTCGCAAATACAGAGCGACGGGAAAATCCGGATGAGCGCAGCACTGATGAATGGTGTTAACAGCCGTTTTTCAGGGGTCATCAATGTACAGAACATCAAGAATCCCATACAGGTAGCGCAAGTTTTGATGAAAGAAGACGACCGCGTACTTGGTGACGATGGCGCAAAAAAATACGCCTCAGAAAATGGCTTTGCAGATTATTCTCCGGAAACACCCCAACGCCGCCAAGAATATGAAGAAAAAAAGAAAAACGGTGGCAAAGGTACCGTAGGCTGCGTGGTAATTGATGCCCAAGGGCGCTTAGCCGCTGCCACATCTACCGGTGGAAAAGGATTTGAGAGGGTCGGCAGAATCTCGGATTCAGCGACTGTGGCCGGCAACTTCGCCAATGAATTTTGCGCTGTAAGCTGTACAGGAGTTGGCGAAGACATTGTAAGCAATGGCACCGCGACCAAAATCGTAACCCGTGTTACAGATGGTAAGTCGCTGGAAGAAGCATTTACCAAAACCTTTGAAGAATTAAAGGCTATAGATGGTTTCTCTGGCGCTATCGCTATTGATAACCAAGGTAACATCTATCATCAGGATTCTCACCCAACTATGGTTTTCGCCAGTTTTGACGGTACATCATTTGAGGTTTTTGAGTAG